A stretch of DNA from Pygocentrus nattereri isolate fPygNat1 chromosome 14, fPygNat1.pri, whole genome shotgun sequence:
TGCTAGACGCGCTGGTTTTAAAGcgtgtttatattttaaatctCCGGTCTCTGTTTCCGCCGCGGGCGCGCGGTTGTTAGCCCGTTAGCCCATTAGCTTCTCGGCTAGCTCGCGGGCCGACTCACCGGGCGCGGCGGCCGCGGGTTTGTGGATACGGGCTTTAACGCTGTTGCGGGCGGTTAAATCGCAGCGCTGCGGTTCCGTGAAGCATGCGGACATGTTTCCGTCGCTGAGGCGGAAAGACGCCGCTTTAGCAGAAAAACACCCGCAGctcacaaacaaacaacaggctCTGAGGAAACGACACCGTCGCGCGGCGAGTGACGTCACCTGGACGGCGACGTAAAGGGACAGGCGCCGACGCTTCAGCGGTGCAGCGCGAGCCTCGCGGAGATGTGAGttattaaagttattattattattattttttttttttttaaatctgccgGTCAGGAAACCGCGAGCTCCCCGGTCGCTCCTCGGGCTCCCGGTTCTGAGCCAGACCGGTTAAACCCACTGaggtctttattattattgttattattattaatcaggCTCAGCGCTGATTAATTCGATTAGATTAAATTGATTCTGCTTATTAGATGCACTTTCCGGTTCGGCTCGGGCATTTCTGCACTTAAGCTGAACTTGACGATCCGAACAAAAAGCCGAGGACCAGCGAGCCGCTCCGGCCTCGCCAGGCTAGTGCAGCCCGCTAATCGGCTGCTAGTCAGTGCGTGGTCTGCATTGTAGACTGGAGCCGGCTAGCTGCCGTTTGCTAACGAATGTAAGCCGTGCGCTACTTCTATCGCGTTATAGTGTTTCCCCAGGAGCGGCGCGGTCCGCGGACTGGAGCTCGTGTTCGTTTATCGGCTCGTTCGTAGCGCCGCTTCACCTGAATGACTAGTTAGCAaattagctagctggctaacgcTAGCAACACGGCCAGTTAGCTCGGGGCTAACACTGGTTAGCATTTGTCGCGGAGAGTCCGTGGATTAAGGCTGTTGGAGTTTCAGCGCCATCAGTCATTTACGGCGACAGCGTTTAAACAGAGCCCGGGGGTCTGAGAGACTCGGAGCTGAGCTAATATAATCTATAGCGGCCGGTAACGACGCGTAATCCGAGGCCTGCTCGCTAATCCGACAGGCCGAGCCGCTGTGCCGCTTCATTCCCTCCTCTGTGTTTTATCCGCCCGGAGCGGCGGGATTGTGTTCTTATCTGCAGAAACGCACGCAAGGAAGGGACCAGGTCTTATTTCAAAAGACTAAAATGAGAATTTCAGGATGTCACTCTAggcagtttttcttttcttaaactAAACTTCTCTAATTCATTAATTGCTCCTAAAGTCCCAGCCATTAATGTAAAGCAAAGGTTTAAATTTGGAAACGCAATTAAATTGCAAATGAACTTTCATTAAGCATAATTAGAGCTTGAGGATTAGTGTAACTAATGTCTACGAATGTGTGAAGTAGTAGTTTCTGCAGGCGACGCAAGTTGAACTCGAGCTGCAGTCGCGCTGCTTATCGAGCTGTGTAATTAAACTGAAGTTACAGTTTGAGTCAGAATGACTTGGTCTAAAGTAAATATCGAGTTCTTTGAAATCACGGATGAGATGTGACACAATTTTcggttgtttttgtgattttaaactttttttcttttcccttccATTCCTCTTGTATACGAGCAGGGCCCCATCACCTACTAAACGCAGGGAGCGTTCAGAAGATAAAGCtagagagaggggtaaagaAAAGGCTGTGGCAAAGGAAGGTGCTGAGAAGGAGAGGGGAAGGGACAAGAATCGTAAACGCCGCAGTAACTCTACtgggagcagcagcagcaggtgagACTGATGCggctgtatgtatgtgttatgcAGTGTCTTTCAACCAGTGTTTCCTCTGTGGTGCCCTCTCATCATGTGCTCATAGCTTACTGTAGCCTTCTTTTGCTCTTAGATCTAGATCCAGTTCCAGCTCAAGTAGCAGTTCTGGTTCCAGCTCTGGTTCCTCCAGTGGCTCCAGCTCCTCTTCAGGCTCTAGCCGGTCTGGGTCCTCCAGCTCTTCCCgctcctccagctcctctggCTCCTCAGGGTCACCCAGCCCCAGCCCCAACCGCCGCCGGCATGACAATCGCAGACGCTCCCGTTCAAAGTAGGCTGTGCTCATTCCTGATGGTGTTGGTGTAACAAATGTGAATGAATTGTAATCCAGATTTAAAGGAGAAGTCCTATATTTTGTCACTGAAAGCTTGTTTTTCATGGTCCTGCTGTGCAGTCGGGCTGTATGTGAACACAAAGCCGTTTTGCTCCATGTAGGCACGATACAATATTTGATTATTGCTGCATTTTGCAGTGTGACTTGCAATAAATTAAGaacatgtttttattctttGAAGGGGCAAAATTAACTCTGCATTATTTTATTGCATCATATTTGTTAGATGAACTTATGTATTGCGGCTCTCTGTAGTATCAATAATGCAACAGTCAGTATTCCCACAATAATTGAGAAGTTATTGTTCAGCCGTAATGTCCGTCACCCTAGATGCTTGTTTTGATGGCTCTGTTTAGTAAAAAAGCAAACTCGGTAGACTAGACTGTAGATAAACTGGGCATGGATGACTCGCATATGTGGTGGTATGGCATtagtaaaaagagaaaacgtTGAGTTTTACCCATAGCAGCAGGTTTAATATGCCTTGTATTCCACAGCATGCTCAGCAAGATTGTAGAGAATGCCCTCTCTAAACCCACTCCTAGATTTCAgtagtcttcttcttcttcttcttcttcttcttcttcttcttcttcttcttctttcggctgctccctttaggggtcgccatagcggatcatctgcctccatcttgcgctatccactgcctcctctactttcacaccaaccatctccatgtccaccttcactacatccataaaccttctctgaggtctacctcttctccttctacccggcagctccatctccaacattctttgcccaatatatccactattcctcctcaacacatgtccaaaccatctcaacctggcctctctggctttatctccaaactgctccaccttcactgtccctctgatctgctcatttctaatcttgtccatccttgtcactcccaacgaaaatctcagcatcttcatctccgccacctccagctcagcctcctgtcttttagacagagccacagtctccaaaacaaacatcatagcaggacgcactgctgtcttgtagaccttccctttcactcttgctgctatccttctgtcacacatcagccctgacacccgtctccacccactccatcctgcctgcaccctcttcttcacctcttttctacactgtccattgctctggatggttggcccaagatatttgaagtcatccacctttatgacctctactccttgcatcttcacctttccacctgcctcgctctcattcacacacatgtattccgtcttgtctctactgaccttcattcctcttctctccagtgcaaacctccacctctccagattcttctAGATTTCAGTAGTCTATGCCCTTTGAATTCCCTGCCATGTAACGAGTGCACAGTTGACCCCTGCTAACAGCTTTGCATTTGCAACATGTTGGATTTTCCGTCGTAATTTCAGCTCCATTTGATTTCCTATCTGCATTCCCACCTACGTTTGGCCCAGAATTTCTCACGTAGTCCCCTGACATTCTCTTTTCAGCAGTTAATGTCTGGAGCTCTAATGAGATCCCTTCTGGCCCCACGGGGCTACGAGAAATGTcttgttaaaaatatatatatattttttttgccaGTGATATTCTGTTTTACCTAAATCAGTTTGCATGTTATAAATACATACTAGAAGCCCAGATTATATACTGCTTATTACTACTGCTTGGCCAGTTGGATTTAAGGTTTAAGTTTTTAAAAGATTTGAAACCCTTCCCTGTGTTCATCCATTCTGTCTTAATGGGGATTAAGTGTggtttttgatcattttgaaaCAGCgtaatttctttctttgtatCTATGTTTAAAACGCCCCGTTTTGTAAAACCCATCATAGTTCAGGACATCGGTGACAATTTTCCAGCAGTTAATGCCTGGAGCTTTGACAGAATGCTGAGTTAATACTGCAAATAATGAAGGAAAATCCAGTGTAATCAGTGCAGACATGATGATTAGTTAATCGTTACCGTTCATTCATTAATAACTGTATTGGCATTTGAgtttctttaaatgtttcatCCCAGATGTGTTGAGATGGGCAAGGTCAAATCTCTGCATATAATTTAACTACCGTGCAGGTCCAAATCGCAGAAAAGGGGTGACGACAAAGAACGGAAGAGGAGGAGCCCTAGCCCTAAACCTACCAAACTTCACGTAGGAAGACTGACTAGGAATGTCACAAAGGTAAGATGCTCTCTAAAAGAACTCGATATGTTAAACTGACTACGCAGAATGAACATTTCATTTGCAAATCATGCTCTTATTGACTTGTATTAATTTTAGGATCACATTCAAGAGATATTCTCTACGTATGGCAAGATCAAGATGATTGACATGCCGTCAGACCGTTTTCATCCAAACCTATCGAGGGGCTACGCTTATGTCGAGTATGAGACCCCAGAGGAAGCGCAGAAGGCTCTAAAACACATGGATGGAGGTTCTTGCATTTCTGCATTGTTTCCTAGAGGCAGCTTCCTGCTTGGAAATGAATACTAAGACAGTGGAAATATAGTAATTGTGTTATTCAGTTGATGCTTCAcatcagcccccccccccccccccccctgtaTTCcttactgttcatttgtgcaGTTATTGCATCTGCTGTATACTGAACTAAAATTATAAAtgcaatatatttataaatttaataaatattttttttgctcCCATTCTGTTGCAATTTGAtaaatctggggaaaaaaatgttgcGCTGCTACTAAAACGTGTtgcatttatatatttcttCCGGATCACTGAGAGGGCCTTTTATATGAAAATGATTGCCGGGGCCAGATAGAACTTAATGACCGGCTCGGATGTGGGGGTTAAGAGCAGTACAAAAACTCAACCCTTTcgtgttttgtttcttttcacaAACATCAGGTCAGATAGATGGTCAGGAAATCACAGCGACAGCTGTCCTGACTCCAAGGGTACGACCTGCCCCCCGCAGACTGTCTCCTCCACGCAGGATGCCCCCTCCTCCCCCAATGTGGCGTCGTACTCCTCCTCGCATGAGGAGAAGGTCTGTATTGTCTCCTTAGGTTCCTGCAGCTCGATTGGTACTGTTTACGGGCTGGGTCTCACTATTAAGGTTTTCTGAGCGGTGATTCGGGTCACTAGGCAGAGCTTGAACTCAAGCTGAGATATCTGTGCTAGCAGACTCAGAAATATGGTCTAATGcattatttaagtatttatacaACGCTAGATCGGCAATATTTTGGTTTCCAACTGACCAAAGGCAGACACCCATGAGATGCCATCTGTCCAGAAAACAGATTAATTAGCCAAATCAGCTCAGTATGCAAAACTAGGTCTGGTCTGTAACAGAGGAGAGGATCCATTAAATTAAGACTGACAATTCAGTTAAACTTTTTCATTATACAATGCAGGATAGCCcggtataacgaaacactatcgggctacttCTCCTGTGCAGTAATTAAAGATAAATAGCAAACAGTTCAACgacaaaagacagacaaaatgtgcagtcaGTAAGTACAAGTATCGAACACAGACAATGTATATAGGCGAGGATTATTACAGGTAtattggacgtatagacagtatGTGCATTCATATgtgatattcaagtgtatcagacaGAAATGTGTTGGTGAACTGCAgtccagtaaatgcagaagtgctAGTGgcgtaaacagtgatctgtatataaagtgtacagtgcaggtagagagtagcagcatgatgttcaggtaacatcttaaatgaACATAATCAACAGACTGACACCCTTCTTCTGAACAagctgcccccccccctttatttaattttattattaatttagaattatttgtattatattttggaTGTGTGTAGTTAATGTAGTTAAATGCAGTCTTTTGTGTTAATTTATCATGGATGAAAATTATTGTATGAAGCAAATTGTTAAAGGTGAAGCAATAAAGAACCAAGATTTACATAATAGTGGCATTTAAATTGTGATATGCAGTATGATTCTCAGCCAAAGACTAGGTGGTGgaactcagtaaataaataaattcaacaCAATTTAGCAAGCTAAATTATAATATAACTTCAGATAATTCTCGCTTATAGAGCTCAGTTTGCGTGAATATGAATTATTGTGTAGTATAGccaacattcatttttttcaggcaGTGTTGTGGACTTAGCATGTACTTATCGATTTGAGTGAACCAGAGTTTTGAGAAATGCATCAAATTTTCACCCATCAAAGGCAGTGCGTCTGATCATAAATGATTTGTATGAATAAATCATTAATATTAGCAATTTCAGTAGTGTGATGTATTTTAAAGAAACTGTTGCTACTACTATATTCCTGTGCTGCCAAGCTGAGTCTACCAGTGAAGTGATTTGGAATTTGCAtattatttatctgtttatttttttatgggTCCTCCTCTGGAACAATTCCACTGGCATAAGGTCATTTTCTATGAATGcgttttgtatgtgtgtgtgtgctgcatctCAGCTGATGACGCATGTTTTGTCCTTGCAGGTCTCGGTCACCGCGGCGCCGCTCCCCGGTGCGACGGCGCTCTCGATCCAGGTCTGCGGGGCGCAGACGCCATCGCTCGCGCTCCAGCTCCAACTCCTCACGATAGGGAGGTTGTCCCTGAGCTCTACAACGCTTTTAGTACCTTCAGGTCTTGGTGGAGGCCTGGTGGACACTTCGGGCTGTAGTCTGAAAGGACAGAAACTtaacttttgttttgattcatattcataaaagcagcattttcttcttttctcaggaTTTTGTTTGTACCTAAAAGCCCAAGTCATCACATTTTTGTGCCCTCTCTAGAGAAAGCGTGTGTAGATGTTTCTTCTCCTCTGGGAGTTTTGTATGCTGTAAGGCAGTGGTCACTAGCCCATTCCTGGAGAACTACCTTCTTGCAGAGTCTGGTTCTGACTCCGATCTGCcgcctgctccagctaattaattAGTCCAGGagtccttgattggctggatcagatgcattagtgtttGGGTATGGGAGAGCAGGAAAGTAGATGTCCAGGAGGGTCGGCGGCCACTGGTGTATGAAACTTTGCCTTTTGAGAAAACTCGGCTGTTAAACGCGGCTGCTTCAATATTTTATACCTTTGTTTTTACGTAATTACCGAACTGAAAACTTGTCTGTGTTTTGGATCAATAAAGTGCCCGTTTCTTTACGAACTGAAAGCCTGTGTTTTTTGCTCGAGCTGGGTTCCTTTTCAGTACTGCGTTCAGTGGTGTGGACGAAATGGCCACGCCAGGTAACTCGGACCAGACACCTGCAGGTTTGGTGGACATGGAGGCCACTTCCACTTTGTAAGCTATACATTCAGTTCCCTGCTTTAGTGGACATTGGCGTTCCCAGCGGGCTGAGGTTATGGAGGCCTGCTGTGAGCGCATGACCGCTGGAGGTCTCTGTTTCGGAGAGGGAGGGCGGTACAGAGCAGCCGAGCCCTCAGAGAAACCGGCTCGGGGAACGAGCCGGAATTCATTCGCCGCTTCGGCGTCCAAGAGTACGGATACCGTCCCTGTCCTTAGAGCGTCCTTTACTGGACGCTAACTGACCGCTTTCGACACGCGCTGCCGTGAAATGCGCCGCATCGCTCCAGTCGCCTGACGCGCGTGCTCGCCCCGAGCTCGcagcgcgcgcgagagagagagagagagagagagagagcgacgaAGAACCAGAGAGAACCTGCTGCAGTTCGGCTGCTCACCTGAACGAACGGCCTCCTTCAGCTCTCGACATGGCCTCTGAGCAAGAGACCGTCCGACGCCGGTTGCTGGAGCTTCTCGACAGACCAGGAAACGGGGTGTGCGCGGACTGCGGCGCTCCAGGTGAGCTACTCGCAGCCCGGCTGGAGAAATGGGTCGGTTCGGGCGGTTTCAGGAGGAAGGTCATCTTCTGCGGCTGAACCTGCGCACACAACCGAGTCAGATGTTAGCGAGTCTGGAACAGTGGGAAGTCAAGTCGAGGCTGACGAGGCGCTTGGTTTAGAGTCCAGATGTGTGGTTTAGAGTCCAGATGTGTGGTCTAGGGCGAGGTATCAGCAGCGTAAAGCAGCCTTCTGTCTTTTGGGAGTTTGTTGTTGTAGGAAGGAGATTCCGAGAGGGCAAGCCGCCGGAAACTTCATTTATAATGACCAACCCGGTATCGACTACGCCTAGTCTACTCTTTCAAGGGCTCTTCAGTAAGGGCAGTGGTTCTAAATGGGATCATTTCAtacttaaacggttctttgcatggttcttcagattggtggggAGAGTGGTGTTTATGGATATGTAGCACTACCAAAGAGCTTCTGCTACTGTatacaaacttgacatcataaaaatagaagaacacatttttggttctttatagaaccaaatacaacacactGTCCTTCAGTCTGAGGAGATACTTCAGcgtgtgaagaaccatttaagcatgaaattgttctgtAATTgttctcatggttctaaatagaaccatttctccCCTAAGAAACTTTGAAGAATCAACTTTTTAAAGACTATCACTCTGAAAACTTCTCATTTCTTTCGTTTCTCGATCAcacctttctctctcatgcAACACCTTTCCCACTGCTTGTAGTCATCAGGCCTGCTTGCGCTGCGGCGGAGTTGAGAGCAGCCGAAGTCTCAGTATTGCAGAGTGCTACAGTCTGTGGGTGTGTAGGGTTGGTGTTTAGGGTCAGCAGGTGTAATGATGTGATTTTGTGCATAAGGTTAAATGAGGATATTGATCTCAATTGTCCCCAGTTCCCCTGTCGCTGCGTACTCTAATGCATCTCTGCCACTGGTGGTGCTTTGTGTAAATCTGTATGCAGCACCAGACTAGAAGAAGTCCCCCATATCGTGTTATTTATATCAGCCTGCCCCTTGCTCCGGACTGTTTGAGTTTatataaatgtgcattttcctCCATCCCCCTTAAACCCACTCTGATCACATCTTTGCTGTTACTACTGTAGAATTGTATTTGATATCCTTGTAATCAGGTCTAGCTGACCTCTGAATTCAGTTGCACATAATggcttacaaaaaaaaaaaaaaaacatgctgcacATGAAGTCTGTGTTATGGAGGGATGCATTAGGAAGCCCACTTGAGACATCACCCAGTTAGTGACGAAGAGTGATGGCATTGAGTATGAACTTCCATCTGGTCCTCAAAGATCACCTTGGTGAGCCTCGCCCCAGGAAGGTTTgctgttggtttgtttgtgcAGTGAATAACTCGCAGGTTCATGTGGTTGATTACAGAATGATGAGGTTATCAGCTTTGCACTGGATGCTAAGTTCAAAAGGCAATTCAAAGGTCAATTCTGGTATTTGTGGCCTGCCTTATCAGATACTCATTaaacctcactcactcaccaaaATCCTTCCTAAGACCCTTTAAGGCAGTTTTACCAAGATCCTGATGTTCACCGTTGTTTTCTCATTTAGCATGTGTTCTTGGgaaagaacagaatctacataatctcaagagcacaaaggtgcgaCCAGTTCTGCGGTTTTATGAAAACAGGTCATGAATTAATTTTTCCTCCTTTATCCTTAGGAAGATATTGAATGAGGGCCATTGTCTTCGTGGTGCTACCAAAGAAACAACTCCTGCAGTTCTACTGCTCTCATGCTCGTCTGATCACGTCTGAGTGAGGGCAGATCAGCGGAGTACTTTAGTAAATCTCTTCACTTTAGGATTTATGGTTGGGCGTAAGAACGTTTCTGAAAGCCATTGACTTGCACAGTTGGGAAAACAAGGGAATACGCTGACTCATCAAGGCTGACAGTGACTAAAATGCCTCAGTACAAATGACATTTgtgtaatggaaaaaaaaaatacgaCTCAGCTTACCAGCATTTTGTCAGGATTCCTTCATCAGGGCTTGAGAAGCACGCTCTAGACATTCAAACTCAGTAACACTTAATGAAGAGAACCATTCATAAAGCAATTTAACACCTATATATGTCTTTCAGGAATGATTAAATAAATCTATATGGatgtttataaaggcttataCCAACAAGTGGCAACTAATTATCAAGCCCTTGAGCTAAATTAGGTGTGACTCAAGTGCTATGCAGAGCAGGGATGCCACAACCGGAGTTCTGGGCTATAGGACCCATAAGGTGCACTTATTTCTGACACAGGCGTTCAATTACGCACGGCATGTGTaatcttcatagaaaagcaGTGCTTATAGAGTAGGACGGTCTGGAGTAGCCACACAAGAGCCTGagatcaccatgcccaatgaCAAGTGTCGATTGGGGGTATAAAGCTACCCAGCATTCGGCCTTGGTAGCAGTGGAATTGTGTTCTGTGgaatgatgaagctccatccaaCACTTCTGGGATGAGCTAAATCAGGAATGATGTTTGTGATTCAGAGCAAATCATTCAGCTtcagtacctgacttcactaatggtcttgtaactgcatgcaatcaaattctcacagcaatgttcaaaaaGAGCCAtaccagaagagtagaagctgttactgcagtgaatGGGACAAAGTcccttgattaaaaaaaaaaaaaagagtgcgTGTTCTCGCTTCCGTGTCTTTGCTACTGTGTTATGCTTCTTCTGGCAGTGGACTCTTACACTTTCTCCTGCAGTGGTAAACCGCATATTTGCCACTGTTGAGTTGAttaattttctcattttgtaGGATACAACCTGCAGCATCTGTTAGGAGTTAGAACAGATTAAAACGGTGTATCTGCTCTGCTGCAACATCTAAGTTTTGGGTTGGTTTCAGTTacgaagagagaaagataagatAGATATTTTGCTGCATACATTCTGATACAACATGAGCAGCTGCTCTAGTTATTATCTTGCTTTGTATTTTTGGTAATTGTGAGTTGTGCTGATAAAAGCAAAATTGAATCCGTACTCGTACACGCCTCCCTCCCCATGAGCGTGAAATCAAGTTTACTGCAGTCAGTCGGAATCGTGTACTGGTTGTATTTTCTTCTGGTCCTCATCTTCTCTTCCTTGAGCTTCCACACCACTAATCTGTTCTGCCTAATGAGAAATGCGCATGCTCTGTTCATTGTAAGCTGCTTGATGCTCACTCTCACAGAGTTCTTTCTTTTGGCATTGGCTTTTTTCTTGTTGTGTAGGATGGAGCATGATGGTCAGGCTTTTTGGTTCAACTCTTGTGCGTCACTTCCAAAGGTACTGGGGCTAAAACTATAGGACACTGACTGATGAACTAAAACTACctttctgtacacacacacacacacacacaaaagaaatcTTAGTTTAGCAAAGTAGCAGTAAGGAATATTTAAACTGACAGTTTGTGAAATCTTAGTGTGATAAAATATACTGGGACC
This window harbors:
- the LOC108411755 gene encoding RNA-binding protein with serine-rich domain 1 isoform X1, with translation MAPSPTKRRERSEDKARERGKEKAVAKEGAEKERGRDKNRKRRSNSTGSSSSRSRSSSSSSSSSGSSSGSSSGSSSSSGSSRSGSSSSSRSSSSSGSSGSPSPSPNRRRHDNRRRSRSKSKSQKRGDDKERKRRSPSPKPTKLHVGRLTRNVTKDHIQEIFSTYGKIKMIDMPSDRFHPNLSRGYAYVEYETPEEAQKALKHMDGGQIDGQEITATAVLTPRVRPAPRRLSPPRRMPPPPPMWRRTPPRMRRRSRSPRRRSPVRRRSRSRSAGRRRHRSRSSSNSSR